Proteins encoded within one genomic window of Akkermansiaceae bacterium:
- a CDS encoding tyrosine-type recombinase/integrase yields MAKKNLPKFSKNDRRYWEARVYRPAYRDGKGSTKEAGTFAVRIQAHGERRGVSLRDTSQREAAKSAMALSKLIEAIGWERGLAEFRGEVPKARNLLTLGEYLAEVSGTGEIAPKTLRIYATKVRRIAADLVKPAPIGKSEKFDYVNGGAKAWQEAVERIQLSQLAPDSVQAWTGNYLSQFRNNPAKLASATKTANSCIRAGKAIFAERIRDRLTHLILPEPVPFIGLRTAKERPTRYRSEIENPEVLLLAGSRELAGATSEKEFQAIWREQGGEDPAPLPTLADQIRADLRASRKREAFKSLVLGLCAGLRRGEIDRLQWSEVDFERSQIVIRATDCFAPKANSVGDIPIDGEIVKLLKEWKSTSVCRFVVDGVEPRSDTDGHHYRAERAHIELIRWLKGKGLTTRNPLHALRKEFGSIVCEKAGVYVASRLLRHANIAITAAVYTDDRGRVTSGLGSALSRAGV; encoded by the coding sequence ATGGCAAAGAAAAATCTCCCCAAATTCTCCAAAAATGACCGTCGATACTGGGAAGCCCGTGTTTACCGGCCAGCCTATCGAGACGGCAAAGGCAGTACCAAAGAGGCAGGCACTTTCGCCGTCAGAATCCAAGCACACGGGGAGCGACGTGGAGTCAGCCTGCGCGACACCTCTCAACGTGAAGCAGCCAAATCTGCCATGGCTCTTTCAAAGCTAATTGAAGCCATCGGTTGGGAGCGCGGTTTGGCTGAGTTCCGGGGAGAGGTTCCAAAAGCTAGAAACCTCCTCACGTTGGGCGAGTATCTGGCTGAAGTATCGGGTACCGGAGAAATCGCGCCGAAGACTCTCAGGATCTACGCCACCAAGGTTCGAAGAATTGCTGCGGATCTGGTAAAGCCAGCCCCGATTGGCAAAAGCGAGAAATTTGACTACGTGAACGGTGGCGCAAAAGCCTGGCAGGAAGCTGTCGAACGAATCCAACTGAGTCAACTGGCGCCCGACTCCGTGCAGGCATGGACCGGCAATTACTTGTCACAGTTCCGAAATAATCCAGCCAAACTTGCGTCTGCGACGAAGACCGCCAACTCCTGCATCCGTGCAGGGAAGGCAATCTTCGCTGAACGTATCCGGGATCGACTGACACACTTAATCTTGCCTGAACCTGTACCTTTTATCGGATTGAGAACGGCCAAAGAGCGTCCGACCCGCTATCGGTCGGAAATCGAAAATCCTGAAGTCCTCCTGCTCGCCGGGTCACGCGAGTTGGCCGGGGCAACTTCAGAAAAAGAATTTCAAGCCATCTGGCGAGAACAAGGCGGAGAAGACCCAGCTCCCCTGCCTACTCTCGCCGATCAAATCCGAGCGGACCTCAGGGCCAGCCGGAAACGAGAAGCGTTCAAATCCCTTGTTCTAGGACTCTGTGCTGGTCTCAGACGTGGTGAAATCGATCGCCTGCAGTGGTCCGAAGTAGACTTCGAACGATCCCAGATCGTGATCAGGGCCACCGACTGCTTCGCACCGAAAGCTAATTCAGTGGGCGACATCCCAATCGACGGGGAGATCGTAAAACTCCTAAAGGAGTGGAAGTCGACCTCCGTCTGCCGCTTCGTGGTCGATGGTGTAGAGCCTAGATCTGATACTGACGGTCATCACTACCGGGCAGAGCGCGCCCATATTGAGCTCATTCGATGGCTCAAAGGAAAGGGCCTTACTACACGCAACCCGCTCCATGCGTTACGGAAAGAGTTTGGTTCCATCGTCTGCGAGAAAGCCGGCGTATACGTCGCCTCTCGCCTTCTTCGCCATGCAAACATAGCAATCACGGCCGCCGTTTATACAGACGATCGAGGCCGTGTTACCTCAGGTTTAGGATCCGCATTGTCGAGAGCGGGAGTGTGA
- a CDS encoding biopolymer transporter ExbD — protein MASADDKSYDDINVTPMVDLYLVLLLIFIVMTAAGVKGMKVELPKASDKAAKNLSVPKIQAITVDAEGKVQLNTTPVTLDELESKLTAMKSTTPDIPVIVRGDMASQYKAVMGVLDVLGRLGIDKIGLATQKPK, from the coding sequence ATGGCCTCAGCAGACGACAAAAGTTACGATGATATCAACGTCACTCCCATGGTGGACCTTTACCTGGTCCTCCTCCTCATTTTCATCGTGATGACCGCGGCCGGAGTGAAGGGTATGAAGGTCGAACTTCCGAAAGCCAGCGACAAGGCTGCAAAGAACCTCAGCGTTCCCAAGATCCAGGCGATCACCGTGGATGCGGAAGGAAAGGTCCAGCTCAACACGACTCCCGTCACGCTTGACGAATTGGAAAGCAAGCTCACCGCGATGAAATCGACCACTCCGGATATTCCGGTGATCGTCCGAGGTGACATGGCCTCCCAATATAAAGCGGTGATGGGTGTTCTGGATGTTCTCGGCCGACTCGGAATCGACAAGATCGGTCTGGCGACGCAAAAACCGAAATAG
- a CDS encoding IS481 family transposase, translating to MKLKRDFVELALRDGIGFRQLCRNFGISPPTGYKWLSRYREMGVEGLAEQSRARHHQPLRTPERIEQLILDARGRHPAWGARKLRRWLRNKGHGDLPQPSTITGILRRHGLLGPPPRPEGPRWKRFERSSPNELWQMDFKGPVELARGGRCHPLTLLDDHSRFNLLLDACGGESGMVVQPRLEKVFRTYGLPDAILCDNGRPWGDSRGFFTTFEAWLLRVGVEVRHGRPCHPQTQGKEERFHRTLNQELLSRTTAWRDLAHCQERFAEWREGYNHERPHDALGGDVPASRHRASPRELAEKLREAESWYEPGEEVRMVKSKGEMTFRNVFWTVGRAFAGQKVVMRPAGERRWEVVYCWKRIGVLDLEAMEGKSKGWYEPLRERFDGGGEEAEV from the coding sequence ATGAAACTCAAACGTGACTTTGTTGAATTGGCCCTTCGGGACGGGATTGGCTTCAGACAGTTGTGCCGGAACTTCGGCATCAGTCCGCCGACCGGCTACAAGTGGCTCTCACGCTACCGTGAAATGGGCGTCGAGGGCCTCGCCGAGCAGTCGCGGGCCCGCCACCACCAGCCTCTCAGAACTCCGGAGCGGATCGAGCAGCTCATCCTCGATGCGCGCGGCCGGCATCCGGCATGGGGTGCCCGCAAGCTCAGGCGATGGCTCCGGAACAAGGGCCACGGGGATCTGCCCCAGCCCAGCACCATCACCGGCATCCTCCGCCGGCATGGACTGCTCGGCCCGCCGCCAAGACCGGAGGGGCCACGTTGGAAGCGCTTTGAGCGCAGCTCACCCAACGAGCTTTGGCAGATGGACTTCAAGGGGCCGGTCGAACTGGCCCGTGGCGGCCGTTGCCATCCGCTCACCCTCCTCGACGACCACAGCCGCTTCAACCTGCTGCTGGACGCCTGCGGAGGCGAGAGCGGGATGGTGGTCCAGCCGCGGCTCGAGAAGGTGTTCCGGACGTATGGCCTGCCGGATGCGATCCTCTGTGACAACGGCCGCCCGTGGGGTGACAGCCGGGGGTTCTTCACCACCTTTGAAGCGTGGCTGCTGAGAGTGGGGGTGGAGGTCCGCCACGGGCGTCCCTGTCATCCGCAGACGCAGGGCAAGGAGGAACGGTTCCACCGGACGCTCAACCAGGAGTTGCTGTCCCGGACGACGGCGTGGCGGGATCTGGCACATTGCCAGGAGCGCTTCGCGGAGTGGCGTGAGGGCTACAACCACGAACGTCCGCACGATGCGTTGGGAGGCGATGTCCCCGCGAGCCGGCACCGGGCCTCGCCGCGGGAGCTTGCGGAGAAACTGCGGGAGGCGGAGAGCTGGTATGAGCCGGGGGAGGAAGTCAGGATGGTGAAAAGCAAAGGGGAGATGACGTTCCGGAATGTGTTCTGGACGGTGGGGCGTGCGTTCGCGGGCCAGAAGGTGGTGATGCGGCCTGCGGGCGAGCGGAGATGGGAGGTGGTGTATTGCTGGAAGCGGATCGGGGTGTTGGATCTGGAGGCGATGGAGGGTAAATCGAAGGGCTGGTATGAGCCGCTGCGGGAGCGGTTTGACGGAGGTGGAGAGGAGGCGGAAGTGTAA
- a CDS encoding energy transducer TonB, whose amino-acid sequence MPPPDPKPPSKGRQRLLVGGLLLLVLAGGAASFLFNAGGPEEEEEEIVIVDLSLPPPPPPPPPPVQEEDLSEPEESMDDAPEISNADTPDLSGEPTTDIDLGIDAGDLGSGPGGAFTVSIPRFSRRGGGGDGSESMMDGMDSPPTPVSKLQPNYPSSLLSKGIGGRVIVVCVVDEKGQVVSTSIRQSTGHPDLDKAAIAAVTKWKFKPATKGGRPTRASCTVPFTFEVKKN is encoded by the coding sequence ATGCCCCCTCCGGATCCAAAACCTCCGTCCAAAGGACGCCAGCGGTTGCTTGTTGGCGGACTTCTCCTGCTGGTTCTCGCCGGAGGTGCGGCTTCGTTCCTGTTCAACGCCGGCGGCCCCGAAGAGGAAGAAGAGGAGATCGTCATCGTCGATCTATCCCTTCCGCCCCCCCCTCCGCCCCCCCCTCCGCCTGTTCAGGAGGAAGACCTTTCCGAACCGGAGGAATCCATGGATGATGCCCCCGAAATCTCCAACGCGGATACACCGGATCTCTCCGGTGAACCGACCACCGACATCGACCTTGGCATCGACGCGGGCGATCTCGGAAGCGGTCCCGGTGGTGCCTTCACCGTCAGTATTCCCCGGTTCTCCCGCAGAGGTGGCGGCGGAGACGGGAGCGAAAGCATGATGGACGGAATGGACTCTCCACCCACCCCTGTCAGCAAACTCCAACCCAATTACCCGAGTTCGCTTCTCAGCAAGGGCATTGGCGGACGGGTGATCGTCGTTTGCGTTGTCGACGAAAAAGGTCAGGTCGTCTCCACGAGTATCCGGCAATCCACCGGACATCCGGATCTCGACAAGGCAGCCATCGCGGCTGTCACCAAATGGAAATTCAAACCTGCGACCAAAGGCGGCCGGCCAACCCGTGCCAGCTGCACCGTTCCTTTCACTTTCGAAGTCAAAAAAAACTGA
- a CDS encoding tetratricopeptide repeat protein, translating to MRPPLPILFIVASAPFATADKIVAPPNLYRDPTFTREFIGSYGFLSDVEPKVSAEEQAVLATVRDLFEKNQFVAAEKEIVAFIKETETPSDPKKQPGQISAAMVFVLGNMYFSADRPDEARRAFLEAIRRFPRFRRAHTNLGYLYVSRNQIEEAVPMMQKAIELGETGARTYGLLGYCYLQQKNAIAAENAYRQAYLLDPKNRDWKLGLTQSLLAQERHAEASSMLGTLINEYPEDRQLWLQQANALLSQDKKIDAAVNLEVLRLKGHATENDLNLLGNIYMDQGEAQLALFAYLEALDKAPKLDVARALKSARILNDYGFPDKAAEFARRISEKGSLTDKEKLDLDLVKVRIAQSAGETDQLGILLRDLFSRDPGNGEILLELARFHDQKAKDEQDDAKRTTELGEAKIHFKLALEKENVAYQANLGLGQLLVREKQYAEGLPYLEKSLALKSGDKSSLEQYVSRVKRAADRDSQRKEREATERAEAAAEPVKKKLQ from the coding sequence ATGCGTCCACCGCTCCCCATCCTCTTCATCGTAGCGTCCGCACCGTTTGCCACGGCGGACAAGATCGTCGCGCCCCCGAATCTTTACCGGGACCCCACCTTCACGCGGGAATTCATCGGCAGCTACGGCTTCCTGTCCGACGTGGAGCCGAAGGTTTCCGCGGAGGAACAGGCCGTGCTCGCCACCGTCCGGGATCTTTTCGAGAAGAACCAGTTTGTCGCGGCTGAAAAGGAAATCGTCGCCTTCATCAAGGAGACGGAGACACCCTCGGATCCCAAGAAACAACCGGGACAGATCAGTGCCGCAATGGTGTTCGTACTCGGGAACATGTACTTTTCGGCGGATCGTCCTGATGAGGCACGACGGGCTTTCCTCGAAGCCATCCGCCGCTTCCCTCGGTTCCGCCGGGCCCATACGAACCTCGGTTATCTCTACGTTTCCCGGAACCAGATCGAGGAAGCGGTTCCGATGATGCAGAAAGCCATCGAGCTCGGTGAAACCGGAGCGCGCACCTACGGACTGCTCGGCTATTGCTATCTTCAGCAGAAAAACGCGATCGCCGCCGAAAACGCCTATCGGCAGGCCTATCTCCTCGATCCGAAGAACCGCGACTGGAAACTCGGACTCACCCAGTCCCTGCTCGCACAGGAACGTCATGCGGAGGCATCCAGCATGCTCGGCACCCTGATCAACGAGTATCCGGAGGACCGGCAGCTCTGGCTCCAACAGGCGAACGCCCTGCTCAGCCAGGACAAGAAGATCGACGCGGCGGTGAATCTGGAGGTTCTCCGGCTGAAGGGCCATGCGACCGAAAATGATCTCAATCTGCTCGGTAACATCTACATGGATCAGGGTGAAGCCCAGCTCGCCCTGTTCGCTTATCTCGAAGCCTTGGACAAGGCTCCCAAACTCGACGTCGCGAGAGCCCTCAAGTCCGCCCGGATTCTCAACGACTATGGTTTCCCTGACAAAGCCGCGGAGTTCGCCCGCAGGATCTCCGAAAAAGGAAGCCTGACGGACAAGGAGAAGCTCGATCTCGATCTGGTCAAAGTGCGCATCGCCCAGAGTGCTGGAGAAACCGACCAACTCGGAATCCTCCTCCGCGACCTGTTTTCCAGGGATCCCGGCAACGGTGAGATCCTGCTCGAACTAGCCCGTTTCCACGACCAGAAGGCCAAAGACGAACAGGACGACGCAAAACGGACCACGGAACTCGGCGAAGCGAAGATTCATTTCAAACTCGCGCTCGAGAAGGAAAACGTCGCCTATCAGGCCAATCTGGGACTCGGCCAGCTTCTCGTCCGCGAGAAGCAATATGCCGAAGGTCTGCCATATCTCGAAAAATCCCTCGCGTTGAAGAGCGGGGACAAATCCAGCCTCGAACAATATGTGAGCCGGGTGAAAAGGGCAGCCGACCGTGACTCGCAGAGGAAAGAACGGGAGGCGACCGAAAGGGCGGAAGCCGCGGCCGAGCCTGTGAAGAAAAAACTCCAATGA
- a CDS encoding carboxypeptidase regulatory-like domain-containing protein: MNDVPLLPPDGVMPSGPATLGLPILASGKCVINGEVSDAVSLNPVVGAIVDLLGTGRTAETDVEGRFRFDGLPPGTYTLEVSKLGYSGETNVTTAIEGRPAAVRFGLRAKPVDDSIAEFTLEEETIVGEYTGDGTTALFTDLAVESTLSSGFSKDEFTKTGVSDAAGAVGKISGANIVGGKFAVVRGLADRYVTTLFNGAGISSADPSRKAVQLDIFPSTAIQGIDISKTYFPNLPGDFGGGTIRIKSLSIPQERIAEFKYKITWNSNLADRMLVHPDRGLGFWGDVNEPIKDSWMWNLNADGKPESFDTGGNRVVPGNTTNAAQRAAQIAEAQRQQELANGALPGQLQLHNSQSFMPKEVDPEEGHSWSMVYGDRFKFDNGNEAGFVAAFQHSTQDTVNPEGEENRFTSPARSWTEESYAREVDWSVYLSGGYKVGEDHEFTATYFKKRIASDEITHGTNFTIDGSDIYGSLARNDATIARYGASAVYKKEFWTIDPIIRDTEVMQLGGAHKNDWGTRLNWSLTRSSAKESRPHSSTFQNGILDFSDPSIAAAAANDPGIIYNPSLGQISTIEYQTFVNDGNGSQDSSRETQAIDEKALEMSADLTQAIYFSDDKEDGPKFEISFGGNKLTKDREQQGRVYLLKTASWERWIARNPPSWWPSDIDPFSPGSPLGSTTLPDGSPLPSGFNSVGEYLAANPDKIADYFNGYGGEGAGPVPGTGNTSGRANYVNPDAPYYVNGSGLEVRNVGSELTLTGLYATGVFYADNWRFGGGARWEEETKSYVVAPLPLTSLLPDSPARFGEVTTTAFIPSLIGAIDILDEKSWLNFAWSRTVARPTFHEFLPIESIAQDTGILRRGNPDLGETTIDNIDASVDYVFSESLRMTASVFSKKLSDPIVVVQRVDQGQNINTYINGDSGSIHGFELEGTWKGDGPFSINANYTFIASTLKYTVNQGINTTDLETRFPFQPGQIMNVTLGWEPVDSPWSAYLSTNFTDEYPTILRSDPNAYDVWQKPQLTMDLVVSRKIDLGILNGTVLLGFKNLLGTESKLEYRGDGDYDGMLYSVGSPGRSYSIEFKGTF, encoded by the coding sequence GTGAACGATGTGCCGCTGCTCCCTCCGGACGGAGTGATGCCCTCCGGTCCTGCCACCCTCGGGCTTCCTATCCTCGCCTCCGGCAAATGTGTGATCAACGGCGAGGTATCCGACGCCGTTTCCCTCAATCCCGTCGTCGGAGCCATTGTCGATCTGCTGGGAACCGGCCGCACGGCGGAAACAGACGTCGAGGGCAGATTCCGATTCGATGGCCTGCCGCCTGGCACCTACACTCTCGAAGTTTCCAAACTCGGCTACTCCGGTGAAACCAACGTCACCACGGCCATCGAGGGCCGCCCCGCGGCAGTCCGCTTCGGACTCCGCGCCAAACCCGTCGACGATTCGATCGCGGAATTCACCCTCGAGGAGGAAACCATCGTCGGCGAATACACGGGGGACGGAACCACCGCCCTGTTCACCGACCTCGCGGTGGAATCGACCCTTTCCTCCGGATTCTCCAAAGACGAATTCACCAAGACCGGTGTCAGCGACGCTGCCGGTGCCGTCGGGAAAATTTCCGGAGCGAACATCGTAGGAGGCAAGTTCGCCGTCGTACGCGGTCTTGCGGACCGGTATGTCACCACTCTTTTCAACGGGGCCGGGATCTCTTCCGCAGACCCTTCGCGCAAGGCGGTTCAGCTCGACATCTTCCCATCCACCGCGATCCAAGGCATCGACATCAGCAAGACCTATTTCCCAAATCTGCCCGGTGACTTCGGAGGAGGAACCATCCGCATCAAATCCCTCAGCATCCCCCAGGAAAGGATCGCCGAATTCAAATACAAGATCACATGGAACTCAAACCTTGCTGACAGGATGCTCGTCCATCCTGACCGGGGTCTGGGTTTCTGGGGGGACGTGAACGAGCCGATCAAGGATTCCTGGATGTGGAATCTCAACGCCGATGGCAAACCCGAAAGTTTCGACACCGGCGGCAACCGCGTGGTTCCCGGCAACACTACCAACGCCGCACAGCGCGCCGCACAGATCGCCGAAGCCCAACGTCAGCAGGAGCTGGCGAACGGGGCGCTTCCCGGCCAGCTCCAGCTTCACAACTCCCAATCCTTTATGCCGAAGGAAGTCGATCCGGAGGAAGGCCACAGTTGGTCGATGGTCTACGGCGACCGCTTCAAATTCGACAACGGCAACGAAGCGGGTTTCGTCGCCGCGTTCCAGCATTCCACCCAGGACACGGTGAATCCGGAAGGGGAAGAGAACCGTTTCACCTCTCCCGCCCGTTCGTGGACTGAAGAAAGCTATGCCCGAGAGGTTGATTGGTCCGTCTATCTGAGCGGCGGTTACAAGGTCGGCGAGGATCACGAGTTCACCGCTACCTACTTCAAAAAACGCATCGCCTCGGACGAGATTACCCACGGTACGAACTTCACGATCGATGGTTCCGACATCTATGGATCCCTCGCCCGCAACGACGCGACCATTGCCCGTTACGGAGCATCGGCCGTTTACAAAAAGGAATTCTGGACCATCGATCCGATCATCCGGGACACCGAGGTGATGCAACTTGGCGGAGCCCACAAGAATGACTGGGGAACCAGGCTGAACTGGTCGCTGACGCGATCATCGGCGAAAGAATCCCGCCCACACTCATCCACTTTCCAGAACGGCATCCTGGACTTCTCCGATCCATCCATCGCCGCGGCCGCGGCAAACGATCCGGGCATCATCTACAATCCTTCCCTCGGTCAGATCTCGACCATCGAATACCAGACCTTCGTCAACGATGGCAACGGCAGCCAGGACTCGTCCCGGGAAACACAGGCCATCGATGAAAAGGCCCTGGAGATGTCGGCGGATCTCACCCAGGCGATTTATTTTTCCGACGACAAGGAGGATGGCCCGAAATTCGAGATATCCTTCGGCGGAAACAAACTGACCAAGGACCGGGAACAACAGGGCCGGGTCTATCTCTTGAAAACCGCCAGTTGGGAACGGTGGATCGCCCGCAATCCTCCGAGCTGGTGGCCGTCAGACATCGATCCGTTTTCCCCGGGTTCGCCGTTGGGATCGACCACCCTGCCGGACGGAAGCCCGCTTCCATCGGGATTCAATTCGGTCGGCGAATACCTCGCCGCGAATCCGGACAAGATCGCGGATTATTTCAACGGCTACGGCGGCGAAGGCGCCGGCCCCGTTCCGGGAACGGGCAACACGAGCGGCCGGGCAAACTATGTCAATCCGGACGCTCCATACTACGTTAACGGTTCAGGGCTCGAGGTCCGCAACGTGGGTTCCGAGCTGACACTCACCGGACTGTACGCGACAGGCGTTTTCTATGCCGACAACTGGCGGTTCGGCGGCGGCGCGCGGTGGGAGGAAGAGACGAAAAGTTATGTGGTCGCCCCTCTTCCGTTGACGAGTCTGCTCCCCGACAGCCCGGCACGCTTTGGCGAAGTCACAACCACCGCTTTCATTCCCTCATTGATCGGAGCGATCGACATCCTCGATGAAAAATCATGGCTCAACTTCGCATGGTCACGCACGGTCGCGAGGCCGACGTTCCATGAGTTCCTGCCGATCGAATCGATTGCGCAGGACACCGGCATCCTCCGCCGCGGGAATCCGGATCTCGGGGAAACGACGATCGACAACATCGACGCGTCGGTCGATTACGTTTTCAGCGAATCACTACGGATGACCGCTTCGGTTTTCAGCAAGAAGCTGTCAGATCCAATCGTGGTGGTGCAACGGGTCGACCAAGGCCAGAACATCAACACCTACATCAATGGCGATTCGGGATCGATCCATGGATTCGAGCTCGAGGGAACCTGGAAAGGCGATGGGCCGTTCTCGATCAACGCCAACTACACGTTCATCGCTTCGACGTTGAAATACACGGTGAACCAGGGCATCAACACGACGGATCTGGAAACGCGCTTCCCGTTCCAACCCGGGCAGATCATGAACGTCACCCTGGGCTGGGAACCGGTGGATTCACCGTGGAGCGCCTATCTTTCCACCAATTTCACCGACGAGTATCCGACGATCCTCCGGAGCGATCCGAATGCCTACGATGTTTGGCAAAAACCGCAGCTAACGATGGATCTGGTCGTCTCCCGCAAAATCGACCTCGGCATCCTCAATGGCACCGTCCTGCTGGGTTTCAAGAATCTCCTCGGGACGGAGAGCAAGCTCGAATACCGAGGAGATGGCGACTACGATGGCATGCTTTACTCCGTCGGAAGCCCGGGACGCTCTTATTCCATCGAGTTCAAAGGGACATTCTGA
- a CDS encoding MotA/TolQ/ExbB proton channel family protein: MMFRNLTVAASLLCPPLLSAATPVETARESIRKAASELQTTRKEYSDLRLALYREVNRLDDEALTLAKELRTLEREEELRTSKARSLDREIDTRKADFTYASGVLNQYAKAIVTRLHPAESQLYKARIEGHDRKATASADNPKQEISERGEILEIGLQRLNGLAGGMRFDGKALGRAGRAMEGTLLLLGPSVFFRSADGSFEGISTLSETGAGFPAIVPVKDSNGGIAKAINSGEGPLPLDGTGGRAIEEAVKSRGSHSNAMEHVMLFGDIAKNMMFDGWIAIGVCILMIVVGWTVAIRKFVYLNTIEKSTSEFLRQWYRLTSDLTAIDHGDTGSVKSFGGKADPAIQKIVEKSPLYEIYHIGSEEIRHRLEQDRIHKKGLSGRSIQAIRAALDAGLVRANHKLTNGLIYLTISIAGGPYVGLLGTVVGVMITFAIISKVGEVDVNAIAPGIASALLATVAGLVVAIPALFVYSYLNGRIKNIGGEMQVFIDEFVTKMAEFYQGADNKVPTENSPTLSE, translated from the coding sequence ATGATGTTCCGCAATCTTACCGTCGCAGCTTCGCTGCTTTGTCCGCCGCTCCTTTCGGCCGCCACCCCTGTTGAGACCGCACGCGAGAGCATCCGCAAGGCGGCTTCCGAACTTCAGACGACCCGCAAGGAGTATTCGGATCTCCGGCTCGCACTCTACCGCGAAGTCAACCGTCTCGATGACGAAGCGCTCACGCTTGCCAAGGAACTCCGCACGCTGGAGCGGGAGGAAGAACTCCGCACATCGAAGGCACGCAGCCTCGATCGTGAGATCGACACAAGGAAAGCCGATTTCACATATGCTTCCGGCGTCCTGAACCAATACGCCAAGGCGATCGTCACACGCCTCCATCCCGCCGAATCACAACTCTACAAAGCCCGCATCGAAGGTCATGACCGGAAAGCGACGGCCTCGGCGGACAATCCGAAGCAGGAGATCTCCGAACGCGGCGAGATTCTGGAAATCGGACTGCAACGCCTCAACGGACTCGCGGGCGGCATGCGCTTCGACGGCAAAGCGCTCGGTCGTGCGGGCCGGGCGATGGAAGGAACCCTGCTCTTGCTCGGTCCTTCGGTGTTCTTCCGATCCGCGGATGGATCTTTCGAAGGAATCTCCACGCTTTCCGAAACCGGAGCGGGATTCCCGGCTATCGTACCCGTGAAGGACTCGAACGGCGGAATAGCGAAAGCGATCAACTCCGGTGAAGGCCCGCTCCCGCTTGACGGCACCGGCGGCCGGGCCATCGAGGAAGCCGTCAAAAGCCGAGGCTCCCACAGCAACGCCATGGAGCACGTCATGCTTTTCGGTGACATCGCCAAGAACATGATGTTCGACGGTTGGATCGCGATCGGTGTCTGTATCCTCATGATCGTCGTCGGTTGGACGGTAGCGATCCGGAAGTTCGTCTACCTGAACACCATTGAGAAAAGCACCAGTGAATTTCTCCGCCAGTGGTATCGGCTTACTTCCGATCTCACCGCCATCGATCACGGCGACACAGGCAGCGTGAAAAGTTTCGGAGGGAAAGCCGATCCGGCAATCCAGAAGATCGTCGAGAAATCCCCTCTCTATGAAATATATCACATCGGTTCCGAAGAAATCCGTCACCGGCTCGAACAGGACCGCATCCACAAGAAGGGACTTTCCGGCCGCTCGATCCAAGCCATTCGCGCCGCTCTCGACGCGGGCCTTGTAAGGGCGAATCACAAACTCACCAACGGCCTGATCTATCTCACGATCAGCATTGCCGGCGGCCCGTATGTCGGACTGCTAGGAACGGTCGTCGGCGTCATGATCACGTTCGCCATCATTTCCAAGGTCGGGGAGGTTGACGTCAACGCTATCGCTCCGGGCATCGCTTCGGCCCTCCTCGCCACCGTGGCCGGTCTGGTCGTCGCCATCCCGGCTCTGTTCGTCTACTCCTACCTGAACGGCCGCATCAAGAACATCGGCGGTGAAATGCAGGTTTTCATCGATGAATTCGTGACCAAGATGGCCGAGTTCTACCAGGGGGCCGACAACAAGGTCCCGACGGAAAACAGCCCAACCCTGTCCGAATAA
- a CDS encoding arsenate reductase ArsC, whose amino-acid sequence MAAALVNRLCSEFFTAESAGITPGEIHPLAVQVMNEIGIDIASNKTQAVFDVFKTGKVFVKAISLCPETVEERCPIVVRSFERLHWPFDDPAALSGTDEERVRGFRTVRDSIRSKIEEWCMATCRST is encoded by the coding sequence ATGGCTGCCGCTCTCGTGAACCGCTTGTGTTCAGAATTCTTTACCGCCGAAAGCGCTGGAATCACGCCAGGGGAAATTCATCCGCTGGCGGTTCAGGTGATGAACGAAATCGGGATCGATATCGCGTCAAACAAGACACAGGCTGTTTTTGATGTTTTCAAGACCGGAAAGGTATTCGTAAAAGCGATTTCACTATGCCCCGAAACTGTTGAAGAGCGCTGTCCGATCGTCGTCCGATCATTCGAGAGGTTGCATTGGCCGTTTGATGATCCTGCAGCTCTTTCCGGCACTGACGAAGAACGAGTACGTGGATTCCGGACGGTCCGGGATTCGATTCGCTCCAAGATCGAGGAGTGGTGTATGGCGACCTGCCGGTCTACTTAA